In Litoribrevibacter albus, a single window of DNA contains:
- a CDS encoding fatty acid cis/trans isomerase produces MRLLKLKFHWQWFVLLLAGCAGVGITQYDPLVELYGQSAPKNRVVEPDSTAGQYFLHDVQPIIEQRCVVCHGCYDAPCQLKLTSPAGIDRGASKDVVYDGTRILASEPTRLGIDADNTFEWRQKGFHPVLNERTQTPTVNLQASLLFQFISQKQKQPAFNAERLGDDIPLGLNNPNQCPSPAESQDYLAENPSHGMPYGLPAISKQEYGVLTKWLADGANMANKPKLTKPYTDQVAQWEAFLNQEDLKHQLMARYVYEHLYLGHLYFAELDENKDSKHREYFKMVRSSTPPGSPINHVRTRRPYDDPGIQRVYYRLEREQESILAKTHMPYSLDSQRMNWIKTLFIEPEYTVESLPGYEPEVAANPFIAFEAIPSRSRYRFMLEESQFTIMGFIKGPVCRGQIALNVIDDHFWVLFVDPDLNPEGMDKLVASQQENLVLPGEKQSNAGIVTNWVSFSVTQKTYLNNKLELIKHLSEEEKLNLDLIWDGDSHNDNATLTIFRHFDSSTVLKGLVGQEPKTTWLIDYPLLERIHYLLVAEYDVFGNIGHQMNTRLYMDFLRMEGEGNFLSLLPAEERKKLWRYWYRNSQQEVKEFVFGPRVNFDVKTNIDFKTDTPKSELLNMAKAKLGQLQTSSHNLTNSDLDSKLAKLHTLPSGAPTLMPEMGVLSIKNGNNLSLYTILRNSGHSNIDSLLFEDDNRLPEEDYLTVNKGITGSYPAAYWHVKEENLDQFITAVSNLKTEDDYDQLMDTFGIRRTNPDFWAHSDRIHQQYLKDQPKTAGLLDYNRLENR; encoded by the coding sequence ATGCGTTTATTGAAATTGAAGTTTCACTGGCAGTGGTTTGTTTTATTGTTAGCCGGGTGTGCGGGTGTTGGTATTACTCAGTATGATCCGTTGGTTGAACTCTATGGCCAAAGCGCCCCTAAGAACCGAGTTGTGGAGCCGGACTCTACCGCTGGTCAATACTTCTTACATGATGTTCAACCGATTATTGAGCAGCGTTGCGTGGTCTGTCATGGCTGCTACGATGCGCCCTGTCAATTAAAGTTAACGTCGCCTGCTGGAATTGACCGTGGTGCCAGCAAAGATGTGGTGTATGACGGAACACGAATTCTAGCCAGCGAACCGACTCGCTTAGGCATCGATGCCGATAATACCTTCGAATGGCGTCAGAAAGGGTTCCATCCCGTTTTGAATGAACGAACTCAAACACCAACGGTGAACCTGCAAGCCAGTTTGCTGTTCCAGTTCATTAGCCAAAAGCAGAAACAACCGGCTTTTAATGCTGAACGTTTGGGTGACGACATTCCACTGGGGTTGAACAATCCAAATCAGTGCCCTTCACCTGCGGAGTCTCAGGATTATCTTGCAGAGAACCCAAGCCACGGTATGCCGTATGGCTTACCTGCCATATCGAAACAGGAATACGGCGTTCTTACCAAGTGGTTAGCCGATGGCGCAAACATGGCGAATAAGCCTAAATTGACCAAGCCATACACTGATCAAGTTGCACAATGGGAAGCCTTTCTCAATCAGGAAGATCTGAAACATCAATTGATGGCTCGCTATGTCTACGAGCACCTCTATTTAGGGCATTTGTATTTTGCTGAATTGGATGAGAACAAAGACTCAAAACATCGTGAGTACTTTAAGATGGTGCGCTCTTCGACACCACCCGGCTCGCCGATTAATCATGTCAGAACTCGTCGCCCATACGATGACCCAGGCATTCAGCGCGTCTACTATCGCTTAGAACGCGAACAAGAAAGCATTCTGGCAAAAACGCACATGCCTTATTCGCTGGACTCTCAACGAATGAACTGGATCAAGACGCTGTTTATTGAGCCTGAGTACACAGTAGAGTCATTACCAGGCTATGAGCCGGAAGTTGCTGCAAACCCATTCATAGCCTTTGAAGCCATTCCAAGCCGTTCGCGTTATCGCTTTATGCTGGAAGAATCCCAGTTCACTATTATGGGCTTCATCAAAGGCCCGGTGTGTCGCGGCCAGATTGCACTGAATGTGATTGATGATCACTTCTGGGTACTGTTTGTGGACCCGGATCTGAACCCGGAAGGCATGGACAAACTGGTGGCCAGTCAACAAGAGAACCTGGTCTTACCCGGTGAAAAGCAAAGCAACGCCGGCATCGTAACCAACTGGGTGTCATTCTCTGTCACACAAAAAACATACCTCAATAACAAACTGGAACTAATCAAGCATTTGAGTGAAGAGGAAAAACTAAATCTTGATCTTATTTGGGATGGCGACAGCCATAACGACAATGCCACATTAACTATCTTCCGCCATTTTGACAGTTCCACCGTGTTAAAAGGCTTGGTCGGCCAGGAACCGAAAACCACCTGGTTGATCGATTACCCGTTGCTTGAACGCATCCATTATTTACTGGTTGCGGAATACGATGTGTTCGGCAACATCGGCCATCAAATGAATACCCGCTTGTACATGGACTTCTTACGCATGGAAGGTGAAGGCAACTTCCTGTCACTACTTCCGGCCGAAGAACGTAAGAAACTGTGGCGATATTGGTATCGAAACTCTCAGCAAGAAGTGAAAGAGTTTGTCTTCGGCCCGCGCGTTAACTTCGATGTAAAAACCAACATTGACTTTAAAACCGACACACCAAAATCCGAGTTACTGAACATGGCGAAAGCCAAGCTAGGACAGTTACAAACCAGCTCACACAATCTGACCAATTCAGACTTGGATAGCAAGCTGGCTAAGCTGCACACCCTCCCAAGTGGCGCTCCAACACTGATGCCCGAAATGGGCGTGCTTTCGATTAAAAACGGTAACAACTTGAGCCTATACACCATTCTCAGAAACAGCGGTCACAGCAACATCGACAGTCTATTATTCGAAGACGACAATCGCTTGCCTGAAGAAGATTATCTAACCGTTAATAAAGGTATTACCGGCAGCTATCCAGCCGCCTACTGGCATGTTAAGGAAGAAAATCTGGATCAATTCATTACCGCTGTATCCAATCTCAAAACAGAAGACGATTACGATCAGTTGATGGATACCTTTGGTATTCGCCGTACCAATCCTGACTTCTGGGCACACAGTGACCGTATTCACCAACAGTATTTAAAAGACCAACCGAAAACCGCAGGTCTGCTTGATTACAACCGGTTGGAGAATCGGTAG
- a CDS encoding methyl-accepting chemotaxis protein, whose amino-acid sequence MKLSVGLKIGGGFIAVLVMLLIAGGFGFKGAIKLGNNVDYLSQTAWPLAQTSNTLSATLQQQASLVTEIIETRDEVDTTKKTELTSLTSQAQELLTQLKQFDLVSEEMINALDQRFSSFSSSQDSLLNRHASFVKARKDAFSGFNKFESYMDLLQFYNNQIFSLPKVSADDKWELQTYFFQSKAALAKRFFYLQRYLGGDAPEEMLDKMEGSWDDLSDETEYLGELEFLENTIKSGEYQGQTYVDVLNSLLESHRKEFDQLVSDHKAFVQAKAAYLKVAIDFNGYLKNAKTTLDKVVADETEGAADTKFGVYRSITIALVVGFLIAVAATALCLISVVKPIKVVGHRMQDISSGRGDLTKTINFKGNDEVAQMADSFNKFVGTIRNTVSKIIDRAEDLTKTAVQLKSQAESTSEATAEQREGSEQIAVALNEMSSAVQEVARNASEAQSATQCADDKVTESQRVVHLNRQAITDLSGEIESASDVVRKLAEESESVGSILDVIKGIAEQTNLLALNAAIEAARAGEQGRGFAVVADEVRTLAQRTQDSTNEIQAVIEGLQARSNEAVSVMKNSRERAENSVGNAETIDGLLNELREQVNHCLSMNIQIATAAEQQVSVTEEINRHVNQISDLSGTAAEGARANMETSQEVAHLADQLTNMTSRFKV is encoded by the coding sequence ATGAAGTTATCGGTTGGGTTAAAGATTGGCGGCGGCTTTATAGCTGTCCTGGTTATGTTATTGATTGCTGGTGGCTTTGGTTTCAAAGGGGCCATTAAACTCGGCAACAATGTGGATTACTTATCTCAGACGGCCTGGCCTTTAGCTCAAACGTCTAATACCTTATCGGCAACGCTTCAACAACAAGCTTCTCTGGTCACTGAAATCATCGAAACCAGAGATGAGGTCGACACTACTAAAAAAACCGAGCTGACTAGCCTGACCTCTCAGGCTCAAGAATTACTCACCCAACTGAAACAGTTTGATCTGGTTTCGGAAGAAATGATCAATGCCTTGGATCAACGGTTTTCTTCCTTTTCAAGCAGTCAGGACAGTTTACTCAATCGTCACGCCAGTTTCGTTAAGGCCCGTAAGGATGCGTTTTCCGGGTTCAATAAATTTGAAAGCTATATGGATTTATTGCAGTTCTATAACAATCAGATCTTTTCTTTACCGAAAGTATCGGCAGACGATAAATGGGAATTGCAAACCTATTTCTTCCAGTCGAAAGCGGCGCTTGCTAAGCGATTTTTCTATCTGCAGCGTTATTTAGGTGGCGATGCACCCGAAGAAATGCTCGATAAGATGGAAGGCTCCTGGGATGATTTATCGGATGAAACCGAATACCTGGGGGAATTGGAATTTCTGGAGAACACCATCAAGTCCGGTGAGTATCAAGGTCAGACCTATGTGGATGTGTTGAATTCGCTATTGGAATCCCACCGCAAAGAGTTTGATCAGTTAGTGAGTGATCACAAGGCGTTTGTCCAAGCTAAAGCCGCTTATCTCAAAGTCGCCATCGACTTTAATGGCTATCTTAAAAATGCCAAAACCACTTTGGATAAGGTGGTGGCGGATGAGACCGAAGGAGCCGCAGACACCAAGTTTGGCGTTTACCGTTCCATCACTATTGCTTTGGTTGTCGGATTCCTGATTGCTGTTGCAGCGACGGCTCTGTGTCTGATTTCGGTAGTGAAACCCATTAAAGTGGTGGGGCACCGGATGCAGGACATTTCATCCGGCCGAGGTGATCTAACCAAAACCATCAACTTTAAAGGCAACGATGAAGTGGCTCAGATGGCCGACAGTTTTAATAAATTTGTCGGAACCATTCGCAATACCGTATCCAAGATCATCGACCGTGCCGAAGACCTCACGAAAACAGCGGTTCAGTTAAAGTCCCAGGCGGAATCCACCAGTGAAGCCACTGCCGAACAGCGGGAAGGTAGTGAACAAATTGCTGTTGCGTTGAATGAGATGAGTTCGGCGGTTCAGGAAGTGGCTCGAAATGCCTCCGAGGCTCAGTCAGCGACCCAATGTGCGGATGATAAAGTAACTGAAAGCCAGCGAGTGGTTCATCTGAACCGACAAGCCATCACTGACTTATCGGGTGAGATTGAATCGGCCTCTGACGTAGTACGTAAATTAGCCGAAGAAAGTGAGTCTGTAGGTTCTATTTTGGACGTGATTAAGGGCATCGCTGAACAGACGAACTTATTGGCCTTGAATGCCGCTATTGAAGCTGCCAGAGCGGGGGAGCAAGGGCGAGGCTTTGCGGTGGTGGCAGATGAAGTTCGCACCTTGGCGCAACGCACGCAAGATTCTACCAATGAAATTCAAGCCGTGATTGAAGGTTTGCAGGCTCGCTCCAATGAAGCTGTGAGTGTGATGAAAAACAGCCGGGAACGCGCAGAAAACAGCGTGGGTAATGCGGAAACGATCGATGGCTTGTTGAATGAATTGCGTGAACAAGTGAATCACTGCTTATCTATGAATATTCAGATTGCCACGGCAGCAGAACAGCAAGTCAGTGTCACCGAAGAAATTAACCGTCATGTGAATCAAATCAGTGATCTTTCCGGAACCGCTGCCGAAGGGGCGCGTGCCAATATGGAAACCAGTCAGGAAGTGGCCCATTTGGCGGATCAGCTCACCAACATGACCAGTCGTTTCAAGGTCTGA
- a CDS encoding methyl-accepting chemotaxis protein, giving the protein MNFQNIRFKYAAAFCAIAVVMCITGIISFKLIKTLNHSSGELSQKFNPAISAVINADRDLYQARVAELNVLLHKSKLSDAKASYEENAQQAYDRMHTLMKLLADYPEVTSKLEGFERAFNAWKSASSKVFEMVQSGDTEGALSVSDGNSKTTFGVLRDFYDIAGEAADKTGSELGESVLAKVDANSTRVLVFIVITVLLTLGVGIYAPRVMSDSLFQLANELKGLNSGDGDLTRRIRSKRKDEIGYLANEIDALFDGLTELIRGIVNQSATVMSNVEQMDAGSQGIEQASKDQLESIELIVTSVNEMSVAIREVAENAQLTANEITEVNKLCTEGKNITDEAVDQIRDVSNTVSNASKAMEELSESSDNIASVLGVIRGIAEQTNLLALNAAIEAARAGEQGRGFAVVADEVRSLASKTQQSTDDIQVMIEALQKGVRDAVTAIDSGLASVNSSVEKSESTLGALDSIVEAAHRVSDASVQIATSTEQQSHVAEDVNINLVKLSELGQTSHQHSSQNNKLSSTVAAVTRELSNSVNRFKLS; this is encoded by the coding sequence ATGAATTTCCAGAACATTCGTTTTAAATATGCAGCAGCTTTTTGCGCGATTGCGGTAGTAATGTGTATCACTGGGATCATTAGTTTTAAATTAATTAAAACTCTAAATCATTCCTCAGGTGAGCTTTCACAGAAGTTTAATCCTGCAATTTCTGCTGTTATCAATGCTGATCGTGATCTTTATCAGGCGCGTGTTGCAGAGCTCAATGTGTTACTTCATAAAAGCAAACTGTCTGATGCAAAGGCCTCTTACGAGGAGAATGCTCAACAGGCTTATGATCGAATGCACACGCTAATGAAACTACTTGCGGATTACCCGGAAGTAACGTCAAAACTCGAAGGATTTGAGCGCGCATTCAATGCCTGGAAGAGTGCCAGTAGCAAGGTCTTTGAAATGGTTCAAAGTGGTGATACCGAAGGTGCGTTGTCGGTAAGCGATGGGAATTCAAAGACGACCTTTGGGGTTTTACGGGACTTTTATGATATCGCCGGGGAGGCCGCTGATAAGACCGGATCAGAACTCGGTGAAAGTGTGCTTGCAAAAGTTGATGCGAATTCCACTCGAGTCCTTGTGTTCATCGTAATTACCGTTTTACTGACACTTGGTGTCGGGATTTACGCCCCAAGGGTTATGTCAGATTCATTGTTTCAGCTGGCCAATGAATTAAAAGGGTTGAACAGCGGGGACGGTGATCTGACTCGTCGTATTCGTTCAAAACGTAAGGATGAAATCGGGTACCTTGCAAACGAAATCGATGCGCTTTTTGATGGTTTGACTGAGCTTATTCGCGGCATTGTTAATCAATCCGCTACGGTTATGAGCAATGTTGAGCAAATGGACGCTGGTTCTCAAGGTATTGAGCAAGCGAGTAAAGATCAGCTTGAATCTATCGAATTGATTGTTACATCCGTCAATGAGATGTCTGTTGCCATTCGTGAAGTAGCGGAAAATGCTCAGTTAACCGCGAATGAAATCACCGAAGTGAATAAATTATGCACTGAAGGAAAAAACATTACTGATGAGGCTGTTGATCAAATTCGTGATGTGTCTAACACCGTAAGTAATGCGTCAAAAGCTATGGAAGAATTGTCTGAAAGTTCAGATAACATTGCGTCTGTTTTAGGTGTAATTCGGGGTATTGCCGAACAGACGAATTTACTGGCATTGAACGCTGCAATTGAGGCGGCTCGTGCAGGTGAACAAGGAAGAGGATTTGCGGTGGTAGCCGATGAAGTTCGTTCCTTAGCAAGTAAAACCCAACAATCCACCGATGACATTCAGGTAATGATCGAAGCCTTACAGAAAGGTGTCAGAGATGCGGTAACGGCTATTGATAGCGGTTTAGCCTCTGTTAATTCATCGGTTGAAAAGTCTGAATCAACGCTTGGTGCGCTAGACAGTATTGTCGAGGCGGCGCATCGTGTCTCAGACGCTTCTGTACAAATTGCAACCTCAACAGAGCAACAAAGCCACGTTGCTGAAGATGTAAACATTAACTTGGTGAAATTGTCTGAATTAGGACAGACCAGTCATCAGCATTCCTCACAAAATAATAAGTTGTCGAGTACAGTGGCTGCGGTTACCAGAGAGCTCAGTAATTCGGTGAATCGTTTCAAACTTTCGTAG
- a CDS encoding ABC transporter substrate-binding protein, whose translation MKYSSMLKALALTPLLVSGGVLADEAAAKKWVTDEFKTSTLSQAEQMEEMKWFINAAKPYKGMKIKVVSETIATHVYESETLARAFTDITGIEIEHVLTGEGDVIEHLQQQMYTGENIFDAYINDSDLIGTHSRYGEVIALSDFMTGEGKAVTLPTLDIDDFIGLDFTKGVDGKLYQLPDQQFANLYWFRADWFERDDLKAKFKAKYGYELGVPVNWSAYEDIAEFFTNDVGEIDGVKVYGHMDYGKKHPSLGWRFTDAWLSMAGAGDKGIPNGTPVDEWGIRMEDCHPVGSSVERGGATNGPAAVYSITKYIEWLDKYAPPGSREMTFSEAGPIPSQGNIAQQMFWYTAFTADMIKEGLSVVNADGTPKWRMAPSPHGAYWEEGQKLGYQDAGSWTLLKSTPEKRRQAAWLYAQFTVSKTVSLKKTLVGLTPIRESDIQSQAMSDVAPKLGGLVEFYRSPARKAWTPTGVNVPDYPKLAPLWWKNIGDASSGAKTPQEAMDSLAKDQDKVLRKLERSGAQKACAPKLAKKKDLKGADFWLSQPGAPKAKLANEKPQGITVAYDKLLQAWKAGRAM comes from the coding sequence ATGAAATATTCGAGCATGCTTAAAGCGCTGGCATTGACCCCTCTACTGGTTTCGGGAGGCGTACTGGCGGATGAAGCAGCTGCCAAAAAGTGGGTGACCGACGAGTTTAAAACTTCGACTCTCTCCCAGGCAGAGCAGATGGAAGAAATGAAATGGTTCATCAATGCGGCCAAGCCGTATAAAGGAATGAAAATCAAAGTAGTTTCTGAAACCATTGCGACTCACGTGTATGAGTCAGAAACCCTTGCAAGGGCCTTTACCGATATCACCGGTATTGAAATTGAGCACGTATTAACGGGTGAAGGTGATGTAATCGAGCATCTTCAACAACAAATGTACACTGGTGAAAACATTTTTGATGCTTACATCAATGATTCCGATTTGATCGGAACACACAGCCGTTACGGCGAAGTGATTGCTTTGTCCGATTTTATGACCGGCGAAGGAAAAGCAGTGACCTTACCAACGTTGGATATTGATGACTTTATTGGTCTCGATTTCACCAAAGGGGTGGATGGAAAACTTTACCAACTCCCGGATCAACAATTTGCCAACCTCTATTGGTTCCGTGCCGATTGGTTTGAACGGGACGATTTAAAAGCCAAGTTTAAAGCCAAGTATGGCTATGAATTAGGGGTGCCGGTGAACTGGTCCGCCTATGAAGACATCGCCGAGTTCTTTACCAACGATGTGGGTGAGATTGACGGCGTGAAAGTCTACGGTCACATGGACTACGGTAAAAAACACCCGTCGTTAGGTTGGCGTTTCACTGATGCCTGGTTGTCTATGGCCGGAGCTGGGGACAAAGGTATTCCAAACGGTACACCAGTCGATGAATGGGGTATTCGAATGGAAGACTGCCATCCGGTTGGTTCGTCTGTAGAGCGCGGCGGAGCGACTAATGGCCCGGCTGCGGTGTATTCGATCACCAAGTACATTGAGTGGTTGGATAAGTATGCACCACCAGGGTCACGAGAAATGACCTTCAGTGAAGCCGGTCCGATTCCATCTCAAGGGAACATCGCCCAACAAATGTTTTGGTACACCGCCTTTACCGCTGACATGATCAAAGAAGGTTTGTCTGTAGTGAATGCCGATGGCACACCAAAATGGCGTATGGCACCGTCACCTCATGGTGCCTATTGGGAAGAAGGCCAGAAGTTAGGTTATCAGGACGCCGGTTCCTGGACATTACTCAAAAGCACACCAGAAAAACGTCGCCAGGCGGCTTGGTTGTATGCTCAATTTACGGTTTCCAAAACCGTTTCTTTGAAGAAAACCCTTGTTGGACTAACGCCGATTCGTGAGTCGGATATTCAATCGCAAGCCATGTCGGATGTGGCACCAAAACTGGGTGGACTGGTTGAGTTCTATCGCAGTCCGGCGCGTAAAGCCTGGACGCCAACCGGGGTCAACGTGCCGGATTACCCTAAACTCGCGCCTCTTTGGTGGAAAAATATCGGGGACGCTTCCAGTGGTGCCAAGACACCTCAAGAAGCGATGGACAGTTTGGCTAAAGATCAGGATAAGGTTTTGCGGAAGTTAGAACGTTCCGGCGCGCAAAAGGCGTGTGCACCTAAGTTGGCTAAGAAGAAAGACCTGAAGGGTGCTGATTTCTGGCTCAGCCAACCGGGCGCACCAAAAGCCAAGTTAGCCAATGAAAAGCCTCAAGGTATCACGGTTGCTTACGATAAGTTATTACAGGCTTGGAAAGCAGGTCGTGCTATGTAA
- a CDS encoding DMT family transporter: MTLSLYALTVLIWGSTWLAIYFQLGEVPVNVSVFYRFALAAILLLPWMWITGKLQKTDRSDHKFMMLQGACLFSLNFICFYNATQYITSGLVAVVFSLATLYNAVNNRVFWKEAIPSKVILAGVIGTSGLILLFLPELMESQNGGGVSTDTLKGLLLAALGTYFFSLGNMISKRHSLKGVKPLTTNAYAMAYGSFILIGILIVTGQPLVMDTRPQYLGALVYLSVFGSIVGFTAYLTLVARLGANKAAYATVMFPVVALLLSSWFESYQWQVTSFVGLGLTMIGNVIMNLDMEKWFRRGLIAD, translated from the coding sequence ATGACACTATCTTTATATGCATTAACCGTTTTAATCTGGGGCAGTACCTGGCTGGCAATTTATTTCCAATTGGGCGAGGTGCCCGTCAATGTATCTGTATTTTATCGCTTCGCTTTAGCTGCCATTTTGCTACTGCCGTGGATGTGGATTACCGGCAAACTTCAAAAGACGGATCGCAGTGATCACAAGTTTATGATGCTGCAAGGCGCTTGTTTATTCTCGCTGAACTTCATCTGTTTTTATAACGCCACTCAATACATAACCAGTGGTTTAGTGGCTGTGGTGTTTTCACTGGCAACGCTCTACAACGCCGTAAACAATCGTGTTTTCTGGAAAGAAGCGATTCCATCCAAAGTCATTCTTGCGGGGGTAATCGGTACGTCTGGTTTGATTCTGTTGTTTTTGCCGGAACTGATGGAAAGCCAAAATGGCGGTGGTGTATCCACCGATACTCTGAAAGGGTTATTGCTGGCCGCACTGGGCACGTACTTCTTCTCGTTGGGGAATATGATTTCGAAACGACACAGCTTGAAAGGCGTAAAACCATTAACGACCAATGCCTATGCAATGGCGTATGGCTCTTTCATTCTGATCGGTATCTTAATCGTCACCGGCCAACCGTTAGTGATGGATACCCGACCTCAGTACCTAGGTGCGCTGGTGTACCTCAGTGTGTTTGGGTCAATCGTCGGTTTCACTGCTTACCTAACCTTGGTCGCGCGCCTTGGGGCCAATAAGGCGGCTTATGCCACTGTGATGTTCCCGGTGGTGGCCTTGCTTCTGTCCAGCTGGTTTGAGAGCTACCAGTGGCAAGTAACCAGCTTTGTCGGCTTAGGCTTAACCATGATTGGTAATGTAATCATGAACCTGGACATGGAGAAGTGGTTTAGACGAGGCTTAATTGCAGATTAA
- the pbpC gene encoding penicillin-binding protein 1C, with translation MLFFTLHFLLLFVLYCLPAPKLFEWQTWSTAYLDQDGQLLRLTLADDETYRLETQLEDVSDALIQAALLYEDKDFYDHSGVDFSAIGRAFWHTYVVKNRQIGGSTITMQVARMSTGIDSSHIPGKMQQMLYALWIEAHYSKQEILTAYLNHLPYGGNIEGIEAASLIYFNKPAAQLNTAEAMALAVIPQNPSKRSPLTTTGYTHLMEARARLLQLWQEEYGEDTYGKNKQLTQWFDLPLHFRSPRQLPFEAPHFVNHLQQTRPYAQNRLLTSIKLPQQKRLEAWVDRYLSNTQTLGYRNASVLLLNHHTMEVEAWVGSADFFDDEISGQVDGVTAKRSPGSTLKPFVYALAMDQGLIHPLSLLKDTPSRFAAYTPENYDLAYAGPINATNALITSRNVPAIRLAAQLNTPNLYQLLEQAGVTDMKARNHYGLSTVLGGMETSMLELVRLYAMLANLGKFQSEQLIHSQALRVKENTLLTPESAWLTYQMLSQNPATDQRVLSKATNASLTDGSSSNNPIAWKTGTSFAFRDAWSVGFDDQYVLAVWVGNFDGEGNPNLVGRKAAAPLFFNIFRDLQSTKVQSARVQSPKVRRTKESNPVDLTLPPEQLGLNVKKVDICEATGFLPGKHCPMTVKSWFIPGVSPIKTGNVFRAVPVNIQSGKRACRHQPGKTRLDVYEFWPSDLSRLFQMAGIQRKQPPEYEADCQLEQLSADATPPRITTPVKGLVYFLTEDEEQLPFEAILDADVKHAYWFLDGSFIGKSTPNKPLFWNAKPGHYLLTVTDDHGLTDSIELEVQKI, from the coding sequence TTGCTCTTTTTTACACTTCACTTTTTACTGCTGTTCGTCCTCTACTGTTTGCCAGCACCTAAGTTATTCGAATGGCAAACCTGGTCAACCGCCTATCTCGATCAAGACGGCCAACTGCTTCGTCTCACCCTGGCCGACGATGAGACCTACCGTTTAGAAACCCAACTCGAAGACGTTTCTGACGCGCTGATTCAAGCCGCGCTGCTATACGAAGACAAAGACTTCTATGATCATTCAGGCGTAGATTTCAGTGCCATTGGGCGAGCCTTCTGGCATACCTACGTGGTGAAGAATCGCCAGATTGGTGGTTCCACCATCACCATGCAAGTGGCTCGGATGAGCACGGGCATCGATTCTTCTCACATCCCCGGCAAGATGCAACAGATGCTCTATGCCTTATGGATTGAAGCCCACTACAGCAAACAAGAGATTTTGACCGCCTACCTGAATCATCTGCCCTACGGCGGTAACATCGAAGGCATCGAAGCGGCCAGTCTGATCTACTTCAACAAACCCGCCGCGCAACTCAATACTGCAGAAGCCATGGCCTTGGCGGTGATTCCGCAAAACCCGTCAAAACGTAGCCCGTTGACAACAACAGGCTATACCCACTTGATGGAAGCACGTGCTCGCCTACTTCAACTTTGGCAAGAGGAATACGGGGAAGATACGTACGGTAAAAACAAGCAGCTCACCCAATGGTTTGATCTGCCATTACACTTCCGTTCCCCTCGACAACTGCCGTTCGAAGCGCCTCACTTTGTCAATCACCTCCAACAAACCCGGCCTTACGCTCAGAATCGACTTCTTACCAGCATCAAACTCCCTCAACAAAAGCGGTTAGAAGCTTGGGTGGATCGCTATTTATCCAACACTCAAACGCTGGGTTATCGAAACGCCTCAGTACTTCTGCTGAATCATCACACGATGGAAGTGGAAGCCTGGGTCGGCTCTGCAGACTTTTTTGATGATGAGATCTCCGGTCAGGTGGATGGCGTCACCGCCAAGCGATCACCGGGCTCGACATTGAAACCCTTCGTCTATGCCTTGGCGATGGATCAAGGCTTGATCCATCCGCTCTCTCTATTGAAAGACACCCCGAGTCGTTTTGCCGCCTACACACCAGAGAATTACGACTTAGCCTATGCAGGGCCAATCAACGCCACCAATGCCTTGATTACCAGCCGGAATGTGCCGGCCATTCGTTTAGCCGCCCAATTGAACACGCCTAATCTCTATCAGCTATTAGAGCAAGCTGGCGTAACCGATATGAAAGCCCGCAACCATTACGGTTTGTCCACCGTGTTAGGCGGCATGGAAACCAGTATGTTAGAACTTGTACGTCTTTATGCGATGCTGGCAAACCTTGGCAAGTTTCAATCGGAACAACTCATTCACTCTCAAGCTCTTCGAGTGAAAGAGAACACGCTATTGACACCAGAAAGTGCTTGGCTGACCTACCAAATGCTCAGTCAAAACCCGGCGACGGATCAGCGTGTCCTATCCAAAGCAACCAATGCATCACTCACGGATGGTTCATCATCAAACAACCCCATTGCCTGGAAAACCGGCACCTCTTTCGCCTTTCGGGATGCCTGGTCAGTGGGCTTTGATGATCAATATGTACTGGCAGTCTGGGTAGGAAATTTCGATGGTGAAGGCAACCCGAACTTGGTCGGACGTAAAGCCGCCGCACCGCTGTTCTTCAACATATTCAGGGACCTTCAAAGTACTAAAGTTCAAAGTGCTAGAGTTCAAAGTCCTAAAGTTAGAAGAACCAAAGAGTCGAACCCAGTGGATCTGACACTACCACCGGAACAGCTCGGATTAAACGTGAAGAAAGTCGATATCTGTGAAGCCACAGGATTCCTACCCGGTAAGCATTGCCCAATGACCGTCAAAAGCTGGTTTATTCCCGGCGTATCACCGATTAAAACCGGCAATGTGTTCCGAGCCGTACCAGTAAACATCCAAAGCGGAAAACGCGCCTGCCGTCATCAGCCCGGTAAAACTCGTCTCGATGTCTATGAGTTCTGGCCGAGTGACTTATCCCGACTCTTCCAAATGGCCGGCATCCAGCGCAAACAACCACCGGAATACGAAGCCGACTGCCAGCTGGAACAACTCAGCGCCGATGCTACACCACCGCGCATCACCACACCCGTGAAAGGCTTAGTGTATTTCCTGACTGAAGATGAAGAACAACTGCCCTTTGAAGCGATTCTCGATGCCGACGTTAAACACGCCTACTGGTTTCTGGATGGTAGCTTTATTGGAAAATCCACACCCAACAAGCCGTTGTTCTGGAACGCCAAACCGGGTCACTACTTGCTCACAGTGACGGATGATCATGGATTGACGGATTCAATTGAATTGGAAGTGCAAAAAATTTAA